A region of Coccinella septempunctata chromosome 5, icCocSept1.1, whole genome shotgun sequence DNA encodes the following proteins:
- the LOC123314547 gene encoding uncharacterized protein LOC123314547, giving the protein MVKASDTGGVQPMTIQGRLIRERERLVGMTDEERAFRAKFVKAQILSPNEPRVVPELYKEYNNPIRRFYKYPLNQFQKFLEPKVGPVLSLNIRYFTGKALLGLAIVYYSAYYFKYNGHDWTRKGGWKVTESKQAVLPGEPGYPKLSDKTKPSDFATKGFEKVTLNL; this is encoded by the coding sequence ATGGTCAAAGCATCGGATACTGGAGGCGTACAGCCCATGACCATTCAAGGTCGGCTGATTAGAGAACGAGAACGTTTAGTAGGAATGACTGATGAGGAAAGGGCATTCCGAGCCAAGTTTGTCAAGGCCCAAATATTGTCACCTAATGAACCTCGAGTAGTACCTGAATTATACAAAGAGTACAACAACCCTATAAGAAGATTTTACAAATATCCTTTGAATCAATTTCAGAAATTCCTTGAACCTAAAGTTGGTCCAGTTCTATCATTGAATATTCGATATTTCACTGGAAAGGCCCTCCTTGGATTAGCTATAGTTTATTATTCAGcttattatttcaaatataaCGGTCACGATTGGACAAGAAAAGGAGGTTGGAAAGTTACAGAATCGAAACAAGCTGTTTTACCTGGAGAGCCAGGATATCCCAAATTGTCTGATAAAACGAAGCCTTCCGACTTTGCTACTAAAGGTTTCGAAAAAGTCACACTGAATTTGTGA